In the Acetobacterium sp. KB-1 genome, CGTGATGATGATCCGACATTATTCATTTACCAGAGAGCAACAATGGGTTTGTCAGAAGAAGTACCCGATGAGTTGGATGAAGTGCCATCTTTACAAAAAGCTGGAAAAGTTGTTAAAACAGGTGCCGACTTAACCGTTGTTGCCTACCATAGAGCATTAGTGAATGTCATGGCAGCGGCAGCACAAGTTGAAGCAGAAACTGGAAAAACGATTGAGATTATTGATCCGAGAGTATTAATTCCCTTCGATAAAGAGATTGTGTTTGATTCTGTTAAAAAAACCGGCCGCTTAATGGTTGCACATGAGGCCCCAGAAAGAGGTGGTTTTGGAGCACAGATTGTCTCTTGGGTTGTCGAAAATTGCATGAATGAATTAAAAGCAGCGCCAGTTCGTGTATCAGGTGTGAACTCAATCATACCATTTGGAGATTTAGAGAAGTATTTATATCCGTCCGTTGAAGATATGAAAGAAGGAATTTTAAAAGCGCTAAAATAGTCTGATAATTTGCAATAGACATAGGCGATGGAAATCATCGCTTTCTATTGCTCAAGATAAATTAAGGAGATAAGTAGTATGGCTATCAAATTCGAATTTTCCGAAAAAACTGCGGTTATTACTGGGGCAGCCAAAGGTATTGGTGCCGCTATTGCTGAAATGTTTGCTGAGTCAGGAGCAAATGTTATTATAGTTGACATGGATGTTGAAAATGGCGAAAAAATGGCGTCGAAGCTTGAAGAAAAAGGGGTTAAATCCCTTTTTCGAAAAGTGGATATCAGCGATGAAAATGCTGTTGATGCATTTTCAAAGGAGATATTAGACAAATTTAAAAAGATTGAAATCCTTGTAAATTGTGCAGGTATCGGACCAAAAGATATAGGACCGCCATTTTCAAAAATATCTTCAGACGATGTAAAACGTGTTTTTAATGTCAACACAGTAGGCATGCTTAATATGTGCCGATCCTTTTATGGTAATTTCTACGCACAAAAAAGTGGAAAGATTATTAATATTTCTTCAATTGCGGCGTTTCTGCAAGTGCCAATGATGCCTCAATATGGTGCCTCTAAGGCAGCAACGATTAGCTTTTCTAATTCTCTTGCAAAAGAAATGGGAAGTTTTAATGTGAATGTCAACTGTGTCAATCCTGGATTTATTAATACCGATATTTATTCAGATGCATTAGATTTTAAAAAAGCAGTGCCTGGAGCATTCGAAGATTGCAGCACAAGCCAACAAGTTGTTGAAAAAATGGCATCAGGGTCAGCATTAAAGCGTACTCAGTCACCAGAAGATATTGCTTTTGCAGTATTGTTTTTAGCATCGGATGAAGCAAAAAATATTACCGGACAGTGTTTAAATGTGGATTCTGGAATTGTATATCGTTAAATAGAAAGATTGGGGAGAAAAAATGAAAGCGGTTCAAAAATTAGAACATGGTGTTGGTTATCTAGGATGTGTAGCGGTTGAGGAACCAAAACCAACTTACGGTAGCGTTAAAATTAAAATAGAATTTTGTGGCATATGTGGTTCTGATTTGCATATTGTTGGTGGTTTTGAAACACCGACATCTCCACTTCCAATCCCCTTTACCATGGGTCATGAATATAGCGGAACTATTGCAGAAATTGGTGAAGGGGTAACGCAATTTAAAGTTGGTGATCGTGTTACAGGTATTGTAACAAAAGGCTTCTGTGGGAAATGTAGATCTTGTTTAATGGGTGATATTGGAAGATGCCAGGATGCCATCAATATCGGTTATGAATGTGATGGAGCAATGGCAGAATACATTTGTATGCCAGAAGGAGCGACGTTTAAGTTGCCTGATAATGTTAGTTTAGAAGAGGGCGCACTGGTTGAACCTGCTGCTGTTGCCGCTCACGCTGTCTTAGAAAACGTTGACATTAAACCAACTGATACGGTTGTAGTTATGGGGGCAGGTCCGATCGGTTTACTTGTTCTTCAATTTATAAAAGCCTGTGGTGCAAAGACAATTTTAGCGGACATTTCTTCCGCAAATGCTCGATTGGAATTAGGTAAAAAACTTGGAGCGGACTACACTTTTGAAAATGACAAATGCAACGTAATCCAGGAAGTGCGTGCCCTGACCTTTGGAAAAGGTGCTGATTTTGTTTTTGAATGCACGGGTGTAGACATCGTAATTACACAATCAATCATGATGACAAAACGTGCCGGAACAATTGTTGAATTAGCCCTTACCAGTGCAGAAGGTAGCAATATAAAAGCATATATTGTTGCCGTCATGCAAAATATGAGAATCCAGTTTTCATATGGTCATAATCTGGGCACATGGCAAAAAACGCTTCAAATGATGGCAGATGGAAGGATTAACACTAAAGATTTAGTAACACATAAATTTAAATTTGAAGATTTTGATGAGGCATTTGAATGTAACGATGCAAATAAAATAAAAGTATTATTGCATCCATAATGTCCTTATCAGTGCGGTAATGAAACGGATTGCCGCACATTTATTATTTGAGAGGTGAAAATGAACTATAAAGAATTATTAGATAAGAAAACAATCACAATTGAAGAAGCTGTAGGAAAGATCACCAATGGAGCTACAATTTACACCTATGGTATAGCTGAGCCAATGGCTTACATGGATCAATTTCATTTATTAAAAGATCGTGGCGTAAAAGGGGTTACCCATATTAATTTATTAAACCTAAAACCTTATGATTTTTATTCAGATGAAACATATGATGGCATCCTTAATCACGTTAGTGGATTTTATGGGAATTTTATGAGAGATCCTGCACAAACAAAAATGACGACCTTTTATCCAAATCATTTGAGTAAAAGTGGAACTGATCGATTATATTATCATGAGATAACAGGAAAACCAGTTAGTATCTTCACTCTGTCAGTTAGCCCGATGGATAAGCAAGGTTACTTCAGCACTGGTCCAATCTGTGTTGCCAGTCCGGATTACTTAAAAAGAGCGGATTTAGTCATTTTAGAAATTAATGAAAATATTCCACGTACTTTTGGGGATACCCAGGTGCATATATCTGATGTTGACTATGTTTTATATGGTAATAATGAGGTAATGTACCTTCCAAGTGGTAATGTTGCATTGAGCGATGAAGATATTCTTATTGGAAAACACATTGCTGACATGATTGAAGATGGATCGACTCTTCAGTTGGGCATCGGTGGAATACCAAATGCAGTTGCAATGGCATTGAAAGATAAAAAAGATTTAGGCGTTCACACTGAAATGTTGAATGATGGTCTTGTTCAATTGTATAAGGAAGGTATTGTAACAAATCGATGTAAAACACTCTATGAAAACAAAATGATAACATCATTTACGTTTGGTAGCAAGGAAACATATGACTTCATCGATGACAATGTTGGCGTCCTGCATATAAATGTCAGAGACAGTAATTCGCCTTTTGAATTAGCAAAAAACTATAAAATGATATCTGTCAATACGACACTTCAAGTTGATTTATTTGGCCAATGTTCTTCGGAAGCTGTTGGAACGAGGCATATAAGTGGTACCGGTGGTCAGGTTGAGACAGCCCAGGGTGCTAAAATGTCGAAAGACGGGAAATCATTTATTGCATTGCACTCAACTGCCAATGTAAAAAACGCGAGTGGCGAAAGAGTATTGAAATCAACGATTGTAGATGTTCATCCCGAAGGTACCGTCATAACATTGTCAAGGGCTGATGTTGATTATGTTGTTACTGAATATGGTGTTGCAGCATTAAGAGGCACTTCCTTAATTGAACGGGCACAAGCGTTGATAAAGATCGCACATCCGAACTTCAGGGATGAGCTTGAAGAAAAAGCAAAACAACGCGCCATATTAAGATAGCGGAATTTAAATGCCTGGTTTTTAAAGGGAGTCTGGAAATGTTGGAATACGTCCAAAAAAGAAGTAAGCATATACTGAAAAATAATCAATGAAAAGGGGTTTAAAATGGAAAATAAATCAGTTAATGAAAAAGTTAAAGAGGGGATTGTCCTGGGCGTTATCCTGACAATGGCAATATTTTTCTTTTCAATCGTCAGTGGAATGTTAGGATTGGTTAATGTATGGGCCGGTTGTATGTTCTTTTGGTATTGGGCAAATGTTGATCATTTCAAAATGGATCATATTGTAGAAAATATCGTTGGGTCTCTAGTTGGGATAGCATTGTGTTTTGGACTTTACTATTTGCTTCACAATTATGGATTGTCTGTTTTTGAAATAGCACTGATTGTTGTATTATTTGTTGTTTTATTCTTTAATATTACGGAGTTTTTACCGTACATTCTTAATAAAGCAACATTTTTGTTTATTACTGTCCTGACAGCACATCAGTTCTTAACAGAAAGTAATTATTTCGATTTGCTTCTTTCATATGCATTTGGTGTTGTTTGGTTTTCACTCATCCTGACCGTGGCATTTAAAGCATTGGGCGCACTTGCAGTTAAAAATGCAGCCTAAAAAATAGTTGCGGTCAGGCAGAGCTACTGTTATCGTTTTCAAGAAGCGCTAATTTTCGAATTTTTCGGATCACTTCTGAACGAGTGGATACATTTAGCTTATTGAAAATATTTCGGACATGTGATTTAACTGTCGAAATGCTGATATAAACCGTTTCTGAAATTTGCTGGTTACTGGCACCATCAATTAAGAGAGATAGTATCTCACTTTCTCTCTTAGTTAGATTATATTCTTCGACCAGAAGATTTTGGATCTCATCTCCTTGTCGTCTTTCTTCGATTTTTCTTATGGTAAAGCAATAAAACGTTTCAATATATTCATTTTGACTTATTTGGGGGGGAAAAAACGTTACTATAAAACCGTGGGTGTTAATAATGGCATTCACTTTTAATTCATCAATAGTAATTTTATTTGTGGATTCAATCAAGTTAATTAGATCACAAACAATTTCGTCTACATTTAACTTACTCGTAATAAAAGCTGTATAATTAATAAATGTTTCATTAAAGTCGATTACATCTTTGTTTTTGTTAAAAAAAATGAAACCAACTGAAGTTAGATCGAATAGTCGATTTGTGAGAAAAATCACATCAGCTTGAGAATTATGTTTTCTAAATAGACGCATTGACTCGTGAAATACTTTTCCAATTTGAGATAACAATTCCAGCTCTTTTGGAGTGAAGTTTCCTTCATTCTCGGTTTTAAAAATACTGATAACATGCATGGGAGGGTGTGCAGCGTCACTCGCACCTAAAATCGCTTGGTAAGCAATACCGTTCTTAGTCAACGATTTACCATATGGCGAGTTTAAAAATTCGTCATAACAAATATCGTTAGTCGTATAAACATATTTGAATTTGTTCGAATTACGGAGGGTGTCAATTTTATTATAAAAGGGATCAGACTTGTAAAAATTTTCTTTATAGTCCTTTAGAATATTTGGCCGTAAATAAAGCGTTTCCAATTTTAATAAGGAGCGTTGACCGTTTGGATTTACATTAAAAACAGAATATGCAGTAAGCTTAAAATCAAAAAAATCAAGTAATGCCGTGAGTGTTCGATTAATAAAGTCTGAATAGTCTTTATTAACAAAAAAGCAAAAATTCAAGATTTTTTCGTAATCAGTAATTGTTAATAGGGACATCGTACTGCACCGCCTTCACAGTCCAATTTTTAAACATCTTAGATATTAGGATTATTATATAACAAAAAAATACCAGAAAGCAAGCGAATCTTACGATTAGGAGGGCAAATGAAAAAAGGCGAGATTTTAATAACATATCTATCAAATGCCGGTTTTATGTTGACGGATGGAAAAACAAAAATTTTAATTGATGGTGTTCATACTGAACAAGCACTCAATTTCAGTCCCATTCCTGAGAAAATAATGAATAAAATAATC is a window encoding:
- a CDS encoding alpha-ketoacid dehydrogenase subunit beta; its protein translation is MSEMSVMKALNLAMFEEMATDEKVICIGEDLGKQGGCWGTFTGLQEKFGKNRVLEFPILEAGYTLFSVGAALGGYRPIVEFMFADFATLGFEGIVDIAAKIRFNSGGVDSCPVTFVLPQGGGGKSGAHHSQSVEAWFANVPGLKIVAPTTPADVRAYYRAAIRDDDPTLFIYQRATMGLSEEVPDELDEVPSLQKAGKVVKTGADLTVVAYHRALVNVMAAAAQVEAETGKTIEIIDPRVLIPFDKEIVFDSVKKTGRLMVAHEAPERGGFGAQIVSWVVENCMNELKAAPVRVSGVNSIIPFGDLEKYLYPSVEDMKEGILKALK
- a CDS encoding SDR family NAD(P)-dependent oxidoreductase; this translates as MAIKFEFSEKTAVITGAAKGIGAAIAEMFAESGANVIIVDMDVENGEKMASKLEEKGVKSLFRKVDISDENAVDAFSKEILDKFKKIEILVNCAGIGPKDIGPPFSKISSDDVKRVFNVNTVGMLNMCRSFYGNFYAQKSGKIINISSIAAFLQVPMMPQYGASKAATISFSNSLAKEMGSFNVNVNCVNPGFINTDIYSDALDFKKAVPGAFEDCSTSQQVVEKMASGSALKRTQSPEDIAFAVLFLASDEAKNITGQCLNVDSGIVYR
- a CDS encoding zinc-binding dehydrogenase; the protein is MKAVQKLEHGVGYLGCVAVEEPKPTYGSVKIKIEFCGICGSDLHIVGGFETPTSPLPIPFTMGHEYSGTIAEIGEGVTQFKVGDRVTGIVTKGFCGKCRSCLMGDIGRCQDAINIGYECDGAMAEYICMPEGATFKLPDNVSLEEGALVEPAAVAAHAVLENVDIKPTDTVVVMGAGPIGLLVLQFIKACGAKTILADISSANARLELGKKLGADYTFENDKCNVIQEVRALTFGKGADFVFECTGVDIVITQSIMMTKRAGTIVELALTSAEGSNIKAYIVAVMQNMRIQFSYGHNLGTWQKTLQMMADGRINTKDLVTHKFKFEDFDEAFECNDANKIKVLLHP
- a CDS encoding acetyl-CoA hydrolase/transferase family protein, encoding MNYKELLDKKTITIEEAVGKITNGATIYTYGIAEPMAYMDQFHLLKDRGVKGVTHINLLNLKPYDFYSDETYDGILNHVSGFYGNFMRDPAQTKMTTFYPNHLSKSGTDRLYYHEITGKPVSIFTLSVSPMDKQGYFSTGPICVASPDYLKRADLVILEINENIPRTFGDTQVHISDVDYVLYGNNEVMYLPSGNVALSDEDILIGKHIADMIEDGSTLQLGIGGIPNAVAMALKDKKDLGVHTEMLNDGLVQLYKEGIVTNRCKTLYENKMITSFTFGSKETYDFIDDNVGVLHINVRDSNSPFELAKNYKMISVNTTLQVDLFGQCSSEAVGTRHISGTGGQVETAQGAKMSKDGKSFIALHSTANVKNASGERVLKSTIVDVHPEGTVITLSRADVDYVVTEYGVAALRGTSLIERAQALIKIAHPNFRDELEEKAKQRAILR
- a CDS encoding response regulator transcription factor codes for the protein MSLLTITDYEKILNFCFFVNKDYSDFINRTLTALLDFFDFKLTAYSVFNVNPNGQRSLLKLETLYLRPNILKDYKENFYKSDPFYNKIDTLRNSNKFKYVYTTNDICYDEFLNSPYGKSLTKNGIAYQAILGASDAAHPPMHVISIFKTENEGNFTPKELELLSQIGKVFHESMRLFRKHNSQADVIFLTNRLFDLTSVGFIFFNKNKDVIDFNETFINYTAFITSKLNVDEIVCDLINLIESTNKITIDELKVNAIINTHGFIVTFFPPQISQNEYIETFYCFTIRKIEERRQGDEIQNLLVEEYNLTKRESEILSLLIDGASNQQISETVYISISTVKSHVRNIFNKLNVSTRSEVIRKIRKLALLENDNSSSA